Proteins found in one Cervus canadensis isolate Bull #8, Minnesota chromosome 24, ASM1932006v1, whole genome shotgun sequence genomic segment:
- the PRKAG3 gene encoding 5'-AMP-activated protein kinase subunit gamma-3 isoform X1, whose protein sequence is MGLCVSLGWVFVCLWGVVWLCMCGGKGSSCGSECRMFSPPLQSLFSTQTPSWSSFVGPEHQEMSFLEQGDSTSWPSPAMTTSAEISLGGQGTKVSRWTSQEAVEEGELPGLKGGPQSRPAAESTRLEATFPKATPLAQATPSSGVGTPTTERDSLPPDCSASASGSSTDDLDLGIEFSAPEAWGNELGLVEERPAQCPSPQVPVLRLGWDDELRKPGAQIYMHFMQEHTCYDAMATSSKLVIFDTMLQIKKAFFALVANGVRAAPLWDSKKQSFVGMLTITDFILVLHRYYRSPLVQIYEIEEHKIETWREIYLQGCFKPLVSISPSDSLFEAVYTLIKNRIHRLPVLDPVSGAVLHILTHKRLLKFLHIFQGTLLPRPSFLSRTIQDLGIGTFRDLAVVLETAPILTALDIFVDRRVSALPVINEAGQVVGLYSRFDVIHLAAQQTYNHLDISVGEALRRRTLCLEGVLSCQPHETLGEVIDRIAREQVHRLVLVDETQHLLGVVSLSDILQALVLSPAGIDALGA, encoded by the exons ATGGGTTTATGTGTGTCTTTGGGGtgggtgtttgtgtgtttgtggggGGTTGTGTGGTTGTGCATGTGTGGCGGGAAGGGCAGCTCCTGTGGTTCTGAGTGTAGGATGTTCTCCCCACCCCTTCAGTCACTTTTCTCCACACAGACCCCCTCCTGGAGCAGCTTTGTGGGACCCGAGCATCAAG AGATGAGCTTCCTAGAGCAAGGAGACAGCACTTCATGGCCATCACCAGCCATGACCACCAGCGCAGAAATAAGCCTTGGGGGACAAGGGACCAAGGTCTCAAGATGGACAAGCCAGGAGGCTGTAGAGGAAGGGGAGCTCCCAGGCCTGAAGGGAG GTCCCCAGTCCAGGCCAGCTGCTGAGTCCACCAGGCTGGAGGCCACATTCCCCAAGGCCACACCCTTGGCCCAAGCCACTCCCTCGTCCGGGGTGGGCACCCCCACAACAGAGCGAGACAGCCTCCCCCCTGACTGTTCAGCCTCTGCTTCTGGCTCCAGCACAGATGATCTGGATCTGGGCATAGAGTTCTCAGCCCCAGAAGCGTGGGGGAATGAGCTCGGCCTGGTGGAAGAGAGGCCGGCCCAGTGCCCGTCCCCGCAGGTGCCGGTACTCAGGCTGGGCTGGGACGACGAGCTGCGGAAGCCGGGGGCCCAGATCTACATGCACTTCATGCAGGAGCACACCTGCTACGATgccatggcaaccagctccaaGCTAGTCATCTTCGACACCATGCTACAG atcaagaagGCCTTCTTTGCCCTGGTGGCCAACGGCGTTCGGGCCGCACCTCTTTGGGACAGCAAGAAGCAGAGCTTTGTGG GGATGCTGACTATCACAGACTTCATCTTGGTTCTGCATCGCTATTACCGGTCCCCCCTG GTCCAGATCTATGAGATTGAAGAACACAAGATTGAGACCTGGAGGG AGATCTACCTTCAAGGCTGCTTCAAGCCTCTGGTCTCCATCTCTCCCAGTGACAG CCTGTTTGAAGCTGTCTACACCCTCATCAAGAACCGTATCCACCGCCTGCCAGTCCTGGACCCAGTCTCAGGCGCCGTGCTGCACATCCTCACACACAAACGGCTTCTCAAGTTCCTGCACATTTTT CAGGGCACCCTGCTGCCCCggccctccttcctctctcgCACCATCCAAGATCTGGGCATCGGCACATTCCGAGACTTGGCTGTGGTGCTGGAAACGGCACCCATCCTCACTGCGCTGGACATCTTTGTGGACCGGCGTGTGTCTGCGCTGCCAGTGATCAACGAAGCTG GACAGGTCGTGGGCCTCTACTCCCGCTTTGATGTGATT CACCTGGCAGCCCAACAAACGTACAACCACCTGGACATAAGTGTGGGAGAAGCCCTGAGGCGGAGGACGCTGTGTCTGGAGGGAGTCCTTTCCTGCCAGCCCCACGAGACCTTGGGGGAAGTCATCGACCGGATTGCCCGGGAGCAG GTGCATCGGCTGGTGCTTGTGGACGAAACCCAGCACCTGCTGGGCGTGGTGTCCCTCTCCGACATCCTTCAAGCTCTAGTGCTCAGCCCCGCTGGCATCGACGCCCTCGGGGCCTGA
- the PRKAG3 gene encoding 5'-AMP-activated protein kinase subunit gamma-3 isoform X2, producing MGLCVSLGWVFVCLWGVVWLCMCGGKGSSCGSECRMFSPPLQSLFSTQTPSWSSFVGPEHQEMSFLEQGDSTSWPSPAMTTSAEISLGGQGTKVSRWTSQEAVEEGELPGLKGGPQSRPAAESTRLEATFPKATPLAQATPSSGVGTPTTERDSLPPDCSASASGSSTDDLDLGIEFSAPEAWGNELGLVEERPAQCPSPQVPVLRLGWDDELRKPGAQIYMHFMQEHTCYDAMATSSKLVIFDTMLQIKKAFFALVANGVRAAPLWDSKKQSFVGMLTITDFILVLHRYYRSPLVQIYEIEEHKIETWREIYLQGCFKPLVSISPSDSLFEAVYTLIKNRIHRLPVLDPVSGAVLHILTHKRLLKFLHIFGTLLPRPSFLSRTIQDLGIGTFRDLAVVLETAPILTALDIFVDRRVSALPVINEAGQVVGLYSRFDVIHLAAQQTYNHLDISVGEALRRRTLCLEGVLSCQPHETLGEVIDRIAREQVHRLVLVDETQHLLGVVSLSDILQALVLSPAGIDALGA from the exons ATGGGTTTATGTGTGTCTTTGGGGtgggtgtttgtgtgtttgtggggGGTTGTGTGGTTGTGCATGTGTGGCGGGAAGGGCAGCTCCTGTGGTTCTGAGTGTAGGATGTTCTCCCCACCCCTTCAGTCACTTTTCTCCACACAGACCCCCTCCTGGAGCAGCTTTGTGGGACCCGAGCATCAAG AGATGAGCTTCCTAGAGCAAGGAGACAGCACTTCATGGCCATCACCAGCCATGACCACCAGCGCAGAAATAAGCCTTGGGGGACAAGGGACCAAGGTCTCAAGATGGACAAGCCAGGAGGCTGTAGAGGAAGGGGAGCTCCCAGGCCTGAAGGGAG GTCCCCAGTCCAGGCCAGCTGCTGAGTCCACCAGGCTGGAGGCCACATTCCCCAAGGCCACACCCTTGGCCCAAGCCACTCCCTCGTCCGGGGTGGGCACCCCCACAACAGAGCGAGACAGCCTCCCCCCTGACTGTTCAGCCTCTGCTTCTGGCTCCAGCACAGATGATCTGGATCTGGGCATAGAGTTCTCAGCCCCAGAAGCGTGGGGGAATGAGCTCGGCCTGGTGGAAGAGAGGCCGGCCCAGTGCCCGTCCCCGCAGGTGCCGGTACTCAGGCTGGGCTGGGACGACGAGCTGCGGAAGCCGGGGGCCCAGATCTACATGCACTTCATGCAGGAGCACACCTGCTACGATgccatggcaaccagctccaaGCTAGTCATCTTCGACACCATGCTACAG atcaagaagGCCTTCTTTGCCCTGGTGGCCAACGGCGTTCGGGCCGCACCTCTTTGGGACAGCAAGAAGCAGAGCTTTGTGG GGATGCTGACTATCACAGACTTCATCTTGGTTCTGCATCGCTATTACCGGTCCCCCCTG GTCCAGATCTATGAGATTGAAGAACACAAGATTGAGACCTGGAGGG AGATCTACCTTCAAGGCTGCTTCAAGCCTCTGGTCTCCATCTCTCCCAGTGACAG CCTGTTTGAAGCTGTCTACACCCTCATCAAGAACCGTATCCACCGCCTGCCAGTCCTGGACCCAGTCTCAGGCGCCGTGCTGCACATCCTCACACACAAACGGCTTCTCAAGTTCCTGCACATTTTT GGCACCCTGCTGCCCCggccctccttcctctctcgCACCATCCAAGATCTGGGCATCGGCACATTCCGAGACTTGGCTGTGGTGCTGGAAACGGCACCCATCCTCACTGCGCTGGACATCTTTGTGGACCGGCGTGTGTCTGCGCTGCCAGTGATCAACGAAGCTG GACAGGTCGTGGGCCTCTACTCCCGCTTTGATGTGATT CACCTGGCAGCCCAACAAACGTACAACCACCTGGACATAAGTGTGGGAGAAGCCCTGAGGCGGAGGACGCTGTGTCTGGAGGGAGTCCTTTCCTGCCAGCCCCACGAGACCTTGGGGGAAGTCATCGACCGGATTGCCCGGGAGCAG GTGCATCGGCTGGTGCTTGTGGACGAAACCCAGCACCTGCTGGGCGTGGTGTCCCTCTCCGACATCCTTCAAGCTCTAGTGCTCAGCCCCGCTGGCATCGACGCCCTCGGGGCCTGA
- the PRKAG3 gene encoding 5'-AMP-activated protein kinase subunit gamma-3 isoform X10, whose translation MSFLEQGDSTSWPSPAMTTSAEISLGGQGTKVSRWTSQEAVEEGELPGLKGGPQSRPAAESTRLEATFPKATPLAQATPSSGVGTPTTERDSLPPDCSASASGSSTDDLDLGIEFSAPEAWGNELGLVEERPAQCPSPQVPVLRLGWDDELRKPGAQIYMHFMQEHTCYDAMATSSKLVIFDTMLQIKKAFFALVANGVRAAPLWDSKKQSFVGMLTITDFILVLHRYYRSPLVQIYEIEEHKIETWREIYLQGCFKPLVSISPSDSLFEAVYTLIKNRIHRLPVLDPVSGAVLHILTHKRLLKFLHIFQGTLLPRPSFLSRTIQDLGIGTFRDLAVVLETAPILTALDIFVDRRVSALPVINEAGQVVGLYSRFDVIHLAAQQTYNHLDISVGEALRRRTLCLEGVLSCQPHETLGEVIDRIAREQVHRLVLVDETQHLLGVVSLSDILQALVLSPAGIDALGA comes from the exons ATGAGCTTCCTAGAGCAAGGAGACAGCACTTCATGGCCATCACCAGCCATGACCACCAGCGCAGAAATAAGCCTTGGGGGACAAGGGACCAAGGTCTCAAGATGGACAAGCCAGGAGGCTGTAGAGGAAGGGGAGCTCCCAGGCCTGAAGGGAG GTCCCCAGTCCAGGCCAGCTGCTGAGTCCACCAGGCTGGAGGCCACATTCCCCAAGGCCACACCCTTGGCCCAAGCCACTCCCTCGTCCGGGGTGGGCACCCCCACAACAGAGCGAGACAGCCTCCCCCCTGACTGTTCAGCCTCTGCTTCTGGCTCCAGCACAGATGATCTGGATCTGGGCATAGAGTTCTCAGCCCCAGAAGCGTGGGGGAATGAGCTCGGCCTGGTGGAAGAGAGGCCGGCCCAGTGCCCGTCCCCGCAGGTGCCGGTACTCAGGCTGGGCTGGGACGACGAGCTGCGGAAGCCGGGGGCCCAGATCTACATGCACTTCATGCAGGAGCACACCTGCTACGATgccatggcaaccagctccaaGCTAGTCATCTTCGACACCATGCTACAG atcaagaagGCCTTCTTTGCCCTGGTGGCCAACGGCGTTCGGGCCGCACCTCTTTGGGACAGCAAGAAGCAGAGCTTTGTGG GGATGCTGACTATCACAGACTTCATCTTGGTTCTGCATCGCTATTACCGGTCCCCCCTG GTCCAGATCTATGAGATTGAAGAACACAAGATTGAGACCTGGAGGG AGATCTACCTTCAAGGCTGCTTCAAGCCTCTGGTCTCCATCTCTCCCAGTGACAG CCTGTTTGAAGCTGTCTACACCCTCATCAAGAACCGTATCCACCGCCTGCCAGTCCTGGACCCAGTCTCAGGCGCCGTGCTGCACATCCTCACACACAAACGGCTTCTCAAGTTCCTGCACATTTTT CAGGGCACCCTGCTGCCCCggccctccttcctctctcgCACCATCCAAGATCTGGGCATCGGCACATTCCGAGACTTGGCTGTGGTGCTGGAAACGGCACCCATCCTCACTGCGCTGGACATCTTTGTGGACCGGCGTGTGTCTGCGCTGCCAGTGATCAACGAAGCTG GACAGGTCGTGGGCCTCTACTCCCGCTTTGATGTGATT CACCTGGCAGCCCAACAAACGTACAACCACCTGGACATAAGTGTGGGAGAAGCCCTGAGGCGGAGGACGCTGTGTCTGGAGGGAGTCCTTTCCTGCCAGCCCCACGAGACCTTGGGGGAAGTCATCGACCGGATTGCCCGGGAGCAG GTGCATCGGCTGGTGCTTGTGGACGAAACCCAGCACCTGCTGGGCGTGGTGTCCCTCTCCGACATCCTTCAAGCTCTAGTGCTCAGCCCCGCTGGCATCGACGCCCTCGGGGCCTGA
- the PRKAG3 gene encoding 5'-AMP-activated protein kinase subunit gamma-3 isoform X11 has product MAITSHDHQRRNKPWGTRDQGLKMDKPGGCRGRGAPRPEGSTDDLDLGIEFSAPEAWGNELGLVEERPAQCPSPQVPVLRLGWDDELRKPGAQIYMHFMQEHTCYDAMATSSKLVIFDTMLQIKKAFFALVANGVRAAPLWDSKKQSFVGMLTITDFILVLHRYYRSPLVQIYEIEEHKIETWREIYLQGCFKPLVSISPSDSLFEAVYTLIKNRIHRLPVLDPVSGAVLHILTHKRLLKFLHIFQGTLLPRPSFLSRTIQDLGIGTFRDLAVVLETAPILTALDIFVDRRVSALPVINEAGQVVGLYSRFDVIHLAAQQTYNHLDISVGEALRRRTLCLEGVLSCQPHETLGEVIDRIAREQVHRLVLVDETQHLLGVVSLSDILQALVLSPAGIDALGA; this is encoded by the exons ATGGCCATCACCAGCCATGACCACCAGCGCAGAAATAAGCCTTGGGGGACAAGGGACCAAGGTCTCAAGATGGACAAGCCAGGAGGCTGTAGAGGAAGGGGAGCTCCCAGGCCTGAAGGGAG CACAGATGATCTGGATCTGGGCATAGAGTTCTCAGCCCCAGAAGCGTGGGGGAATGAGCTCGGCCTGGTGGAAGAGAGGCCGGCCCAGTGCCCGTCCCCGCAGGTGCCGGTACTCAGGCTGGGCTGGGACGACGAGCTGCGGAAGCCGGGGGCCCAGATCTACATGCACTTCATGCAGGAGCACACCTGCTACGATgccatggcaaccagctccaaGCTAGTCATCTTCGACACCATGCTACAG atcaagaagGCCTTCTTTGCCCTGGTGGCCAACGGCGTTCGGGCCGCACCTCTTTGGGACAGCAAGAAGCAGAGCTTTGTGG GGATGCTGACTATCACAGACTTCATCTTGGTTCTGCATCGCTATTACCGGTCCCCCCTG GTCCAGATCTATGAGATTGAAGAACACAAGATTGAGACCTGGAGGG AGATCTACCTTCAAGGCTGCTTCAAGCCTCTGGTCTCCATCTCTCCCAGTGACAG CCTGTTTGAAGCTGTCTACACCCTCATCAAGAACCGTATCCACCGCCTGCCAGTCCTGGACCCAGTCTCAGGCGCCGTGCTGCACATCCTCACACACAAACGGCTTCTCAAGTTCCTGCACATTTTT CAGGGCACCCTGCTGCCCCggccctccttcctctctcgCACCATCCAAGATCTGGGCATCGGCACATTCCGAGACTTGGCTGTGGTGCTGGAAACGGCACCCATCCTCACTGCGCTGGACATCTTTGTGGACCGGCGTGTGTCTGCGCTGCCAGTGATCAACGAAGCTG GACAGGTCGTGGGCCTCTACTCCCGCTTTGATGTGATT CACCTGGCAGCCCAACAAACGTACAACCACCTGGACATAAGTGTGGGAGAAGCCCTGAGGCGGAGGACGCTGTGTCTGGAGGGAGTCCTTTCCTGCCAGCCCCACGAGACCTTGGGGGAAGTCATCGACCGGATTGCCCGGGAGCAG GTGCATCGGCTGGTGCTTGTGGACGAAACCCAGCACCTGCTGGGCGTGGTGTCCCTCTCCGACATCCTTCAAGCTCTAGTGCTCAGCCCCGCTGGCATCGACGCCCTCGGGGCCTGA